TCCACACTTCCATCAGAATCTTCTGCCTTTGCAGTCAAGCGAGTGAACAGAGCCTACAATCCTAAAGAAAGAGAGAACCGCAACTTCAATCCTAGTGCGGGAACATCAAGATTTTGTGCGAAGTGTGGGATGGATAATCACACTGCGCGGTATTGCAGGGCACATTTGAAGTGCACATACTGCGAGGGCAAAGGGCACACCTATGCATACTGTCACAGAAGGAAGTATGATAATGTTGCTGCTGAAGGTGGACAAATTCGATCCAAGGAAAATAATGTTGAGGCACAGAAGGATGACAAGGAAGCTATTTCTGTCAATTTTCCATTCACAAAAGAGGAGTGTCAACGTCTCCTCAACCGACTCATAACCCAAACAAAGCCTGCATCTGCCAATTTGGTTGGTAACATCTCAAATTATGAGGAACTTTCAGGTAAAATCTACCATCTTGCACAAAACAGTAAAGAGCCAATTTGGATCCTAGATAGTGGGGCTAGCAATCATATTGTTTGCAGTCCTAGTTTGCTTACCTCATTTCAATCAGTACCTAATCGAAAATTTAAACTCTCTGATGGAACCACAACGCATGTCACTCATATTGGCACTGTTGTTTTCTCTCCCCATTTTGTTCTTCATAACGTTCTTTGTGTTCCGCTATTTTATCTTAATCTGATTTCAGTGAGCAAGCTAGCATTTGACTCTTTCTATATTACCATTTTTCTCAGACACCTCTGTTTCATACAGGACCTACGATCGGGGAGGATGATTGGGATGGGAACTGAGAAGGAGGGACTCCACCGACTCAATCTGCAACGGGAAGGAACATGCAATGTGGTTCATGCGAGCTCGGATGCCTTGTGGCACCAACGTCTTGGCCATCCTTCGAATAAAGTTTcatcattattttcttttcttacaaatAATGCTTGTGAATCAAACTCTTGTTCTATTTGTCCTTTAGCCAAACTTACTAGGCAACCCTTTCCTTTGAGTGTCAATCGTAGTGCAtcttgttttgatttaattCATGTTGATATTTGGGGTGGTTATCGTGTTCCAACTTATGCGGGTGCAAActattttttgaaaattgttgATGATCATTCACGTAGCACTTGGGTGTATTTGTTGGCACAAAAATCGGAAGCACGCACTTTGCTCACCCATTTCATCCATTTAGCTGAAACTCAGTTTGGTAAAATTGTTAAGGTCGTTAGAAGTGATAATGGTCCCGAATTCAACATCCCTTACTTTTATTCTTCTAAGGGCATCATTCACCAAACTAGTTGCGTCAACacacctcaacaaaatggtgtggcTGAGCATAAACATCGACATATGTTAAACGTTGCTAGGGCTCTTCTTTTCCAAGCACATTTGCCAAAATCTTTTTGGGGGGATCCAATCCTCACTGCGACTTACTTGATCAATAGGACACCaactccaaatcttcaaggtaAGACACCATTTGAAAAGCTTTTTAACAAGGAGCCTAATTATTCTCATTTAAAAGTTTTTGGCTGTAAATGTTTTGTGTCCACCCATCCTACACGTCCTTCCAAATTTGATCCAAGGTCAACTGAATGTGTTTTTGTTGGCTATCCAAATGGGAAAAAGGGATACAAGGTGTATGATTTGACAACCAAGCAATCCCTAGTTTCAAGGGATGTGGTCTTCGTTGAACAAGAGTTTCCTTTCCAAACaaattctgtttcttcttcacctcaaaataatttgtttctttctttggctTATTCCCCTCATTATGATGTTTTTCACACTCCACCTCCTACAATCTCTCCCACTCCTACAATCTCTCCTTCGAATCCCACACAAGAGTCTCTGACGTCAGTTTCTCCTCCAATTTCTCCCAGTTTTGCCGAACATAATtctcttcctccaaattcccaaaCTTCCACTGCCACTGatctcctctcttctccttctacCACCGCCACAAATTATGCTTCTCCCATTCTCTCGGAACAACATTCCTCACCTTCTCCTCCAACTTTAGCTCCACAACATCTCCGCAAGTCCACTCGTACCACCAAAATCCCCACTGCATTGCAGGACTTCCACATTGAAGCGACCCTTCCCTCACGACCCGctcaatcatcttcttcagATGAGGTTCGCTCTCCTAGTACGGCTCATAGTATCTCTCAGGTTCTTTCTTATGCCAACCTTTCTTCTTCTCACAGAACCTTTGCTACTAATCTTTCTCTGCAAAGAGAACCAACTTCGTTTTCTCAAGCAGTTAAAGATCCTAAATGGAGAGAAGCTATGCAACTTGAGATTCAAGCACTACAAGCCAATCATACGTGGAGTCTAGTTCCTCCTCCAGTCCACAAACAACCAATTGGTTGTAAATGGGTGTACAAGATAAAGTATAATCCTGATGACACCATTGAACGGTATAAAGCGCAGTTAGTTGCAAAAGGATACAACCAAGTCGAAGGTCTTGATTATCGGGAAACATTTGCGCCGGTTGCCAAACTTACCACAGTCCGGTTATTACTCAGTTTTGCAGCTCAACAGAATTGGCATCTCCACCAATTAGACGTGAACAATGCCTTTCTTAATGGGGACCTTCATGAAGATGTGTACATGCAACTTCCACCTGGTTTCAAACGAAAGGGGGAGTACAGAGTCTGTAAATTACACAAGTCGTTATACGACTTGAAGCAAGCCTCCAGACAATGGTTCTTGAAGCTCTCCTCAGCCCTCAAGTCCGCTGGTTTTCGCCAATCATGGTCTGACTATTCTTTGTTCGTCCGAAACCATGAAGGGAAATTGATAGAAGATGCATCTTAGTATAGGAGGCTTGTTGGACGCCTCATTTATATAACCATCACACGGCCAGACCTTGTGTACGCACTCCATATTCTCAGTTAGATCATGGACAAACCCAGACAGCCTCATTTGGACGCAGCATACAAAGTGCTGCGATATCTCAAGCAAACCCCGGGTCAGAGGTTTTTCTACCTTCTACAAGATCACTGAAATTAAAGGCATATTGCGATGCGGATTGGGCGCGTTGCAAGGACACAAGGAGGTCGACAACAAGCTATTGCATCTTTCTTGGAGATGCTCCAATTTCATGGAAGACTAAGAAGCAAACAACGGTTTCGCGTTCGAGTGTGGAAGCCGAGTATTGGTCTATGGCCACCACTTGTTGTGAGATTACTTGGTTGTTATATCTCTTAAATGATCTGAATGTTAAACAGGTGCAACCGGTCAAGTTGttttgtgacaacaaggcagccatacACATAGCATCTAATCCCGTGTTTCATGAAAGGACCAAACACATTGAGATCGATTGCcatgttgtatgagagaagcTGCAAAGGGGATTGGATTGAACAATGCATGTCAAGACGAAGGAGCAACCAGCAGATATCTTCACCAAGCCCCTCAGTTCGAATCAGTTCACTGTGTTGCTGCGCAAGTTAGGAGTGATCAACATCTACACTCctaacttgagggggagtattgaaGGAAAGGATCTCAACTAATTCTGTAATTATCTTGTATTAAGTAGATATTCTTTTGTAATCTTCTGTAGTTATTATCTTTGTTTTGCTTACCTAGAATAGCTCCTAGATGTGAGGATATCAAAATAACAGTagttgtatatatatgcattgtAATCTCGTTTGAGAAATACACAGAAGTATTCAACACCACAATTCTGTTTAGTATCAACCACACTAGTCAAGAGATTAATGCCGGCGACCTCATGAGCATTCCTTCCCGTTGTTATCTTATTCAAGTTTTCACCACTTTCTTCAGATTGAGCTTTTTGTGGTATCTGCACTTAAGGTCGGGAGTAGGGACGAGTGTCCCAGTACTCGGAGCAAACGCAATTCCTATCCATTGCCTCTATGGCCTGTACGAATAAGAACAAAAATGAAGACTAAAGATTAGCCATGAATATTAACTAGTTTGAAAAGGAGTTTAGAATTACTAATGCCTAAAGTGACAAGAAAGCCAGTTCAAGGCTCAAACATTGAAGGTTCGAATACTACACATCCCTCATTGGCAGTCGGGCTACCCAGAGGCAATGAAATGAGTATGTAAATTAAAGCAAGTGCAAGGTAGTTCCACAGGAGTCACATCATTGCAACCGGGTTTTTGGCAATACTTTGTAATTATCAGTTGCTCTGGTAAAATTACATGTACAATAACTGGTGAAGTAAAACCAAACATTTCAAAGCCATCAAGACTCCCAGGTGGCTGCAAAGGAGGAAGGTTTGGTCTTCCCAACTTATGGTGCCTCGAGATTTGTTGAttgactctttctctctctctctctctcaccattTCCCAGCATCTACCAACTGAATTATGGATGAAAACCTCACCTGGACACTGATCCAAAGAAACCTAAAGGAAAAGGATAACTTAATTGATCAGATATCACGGATGACTATGAACTTTTGACACCCattcaaaaatcaaattcaacttTAAACAGCAAAAGCTACCACTATACACAGATATCGCTTCACTATTTCTGGCCAAAAATAGTTttctgttgtagagaattggataattgtattgtattcatctcaccatgaggtttatatagggttacatcatgtatacaaaagacaatacataatagctatactaatcaatcgtacattacaagtatgtcaatcgcatacattaattacgagtctgtcaatcacatacattaagcaatacctattgcatgaatagtcattatcatttacaacagtGGATACAATATCGGTTTCAAGTCACTCAAAGTACTTCGGCTCCGACATGTTGGTGTGACTACTGGAGAAGTTCTCGAGTATTTCCTGTCCAACTGTCCAGTACTCGAGAGATTATCAGTGACTTCCACAAcacatttaattaatttaagagTTGTTGGTTGGTCGATTGCATTGAAGTATTTGGTGATACAAAATTGTTATATCCTGGAAAGCATTGAAATCAGAGACGTAAACATCGTTTCATTTACTTATTGTGGATTTAATTCGAGAAACCTGCTTATCAGTAATGTACCATTGCTTTCTAAGGTAACCCTTTCTAACCGGTGTTGTCCAAAGGATTTTATAAGGGTTGTCTTGACCCAACTTTCCTGCTGTCTTTCCAACATAGAGATTCTGAAGCTGCATATCCAGCTGGGAGCGGTTAGTATATGTTGTTATAATGTGCCAGTTTTCTTTTATCCTCTTTGGGTTACGTAGTTTCTTActctgtttgtttggttttcagGGCCACAATGAGAATCCTGTATTGCCTCTATTAGCAAATCTGACGCATTTGGAATTACTAGTTGCAGCAAATTATTATAAGGCACTTCATCATTTAAATAGCTTCCTGAAGGCATCTCCTTACTTGCAGAGACTCTCATTGATGGTATGTATGATACTAGGTAGATTACACAGTAAAACTTGGTAGTTGTAATTTTATGCTCATCCTTGCCGGatttgaagaaacaaaattataAACAGAAAACAGAAGTTAAATTTTCTGTGGTATTGATAAACTATGCTGATAGAATTAATGTATGTCCTTATGCAGTTGCAGCTGTATTCGGAGAGAGCATGCATGGGAATGGGAGAAATTGAGAAAGCAGCTGATTGCCCCCATAATAACCTCAAGGTAGTAGAAACAGTTGGCTATCGAGCTCATAAATCTGGTGTTGAACTTGTCATGCACTTAATAAAGAATGGTCTTGGACTGGAGAAAATTGTGATTGATCCTGTACGGACATGGAGATACCCTCATGGAGCTGATAAGCCACATACAGAACTCGATGAAGAAGTCAAGGCAAGAGATCATGCTAAGCAATACCTTGAAGCAAAAATCCCTTCAACTGTAGAGTTTGTGTGCCTGTAGTATGTCCACGTGGTCTAGAATTGGCTTTGTATGTATGATGAATAATCAGACATGTCACGTACTTTAATGAGATGAGTTGTTTCAGCCAAGAAAATTTATTGCTAATCTTGTCCTGCCCTTCTGTTGTTATTCATTATAACACCTGTTGTTTTTACACAACATGATCCGAGTCCCTTTAGCATAAGATTGTTTTACCAGTTTACTGGTAAAATGGTAGAAGGAATTGGTTTCCTATCACAAATAGGAAACCTCCTAATCAGAAGAAATTTGCCAGACCTATACTTCGTCTTGTGGCATCTCTGTTTCAATAACCCCTTTTGAACTTCTTAACCCACGGCCAACCTTTCAATTTGAAGTTTTTGCgtccttctttgtttttatttgaaaCCTTTGTTGGAAATTGGATATATTTATGTCCCTCGTATATATAAAAGTTTGGGATTTTGTTAGCTAAGTTAGACTAACCTCACTAGGTAGTTAATTGAGCATTGAAAGTGAACAATGTCTACATTTTCCTGGTGATGGCTTAGTGAAGCCGTGCGAATATATGATTATTCATTTTTCtcatcaaaaaaataaagagagaatAGATATTGATTGTTATGTGATGGAATCAAACTCCATATATAGAAGTACCGCGGGACGGAAGTCCCCCACTGCCGGTAGAACCGTCGGCAGGTGTGTCACCGTCGCCACCTCCCTCCATCAAAGAGGGGATCTAAAAGATGAACGATTGCAGTTACTGAATCTATTGTGTGGTTGTTGAAATGAGGATGAGTGTATTTTTTAAAGTAAGGTTAACCATAGGGAAGAAATCCTAAATAAATTAATGGAACATTGGAAATTAAATAAGGGGGATTAGCCCTTCAAACTCCTTGTTGTAGAGAATAAGAGTTTGGAAAGAATATAGAGATGCacttcattgataataaggacCTCTGTATGTAAAGGATTGTAATTATAATATTCTTGGAGTACAAGCAAAGAATGAATCCTATTCATAAATAGGATATCTACAAGAATATACTAACCATATTACAATTAGGCTAAGTAACCTTGGTTTGGACCTAGATACTAGATTTCCTGCAAAAGCTTcttatattttgatgtttttatttattaggTTGAGAACAAGGGTAAGAGGAGAAggaaaactagggtttagaaatACAAGATGGTGGACAGGGTCAGTGCATTGCCCGATGACATTCTTGTTAGTTTAGTGTCCCGCTTGCCGCCAAAGGAAGCAGTAGCTACCAGTGTCCTTTCTAGGCGATGGCAGAATGTGGGACTGTCTACCATGACCCTTAGGTTTGATGCTGTTGACTTCTCAATTGACAGTAATAAACGCCTCTACTCTTGTGAACCAGATGAATTTATAGAGCAGGAGAGCTGGAAATATATCAATTGGGTGAATCATGTGGTGCAACATCATAGAGGGAAACATATAGAAGAATTCAGGATTAGCTTCTGCTTAGATAGTCGCTTTTCAAGTTCCATTAATGAATGGATTCAATTTGCAATGGAAAAGAGTGTTGAAAGGCTTGAATTGGATTTTTATCCAGAAGTTTTTGATAAACATAAAGATTATACAATTCCCCACAGACTTTTGGGGCTCTGCATTCCAAGTCTGGGCTCTTGTATCGGTTTCAAGTCCCTCAAAGTACTTCGGCTCCGACATGTTGGTGTGACTGGAGAAGTTCTCGAGTATTTCCTGTCCAACTGTCCATTACTCGAGAGATTATCAGTGACTTCCGCAAAAGATTTGTTTAATTTAAGAGTTGTTGGTTCGTCGATTGCGTTGAAGTATTTGGTGATACTAAATTGTTCTAACCTGGAAACCATTGAAATCAGAGACGTAAACATCGTTTCATTTATTTACTGTGGATTTAGGTCGACAAACCTGCTTATCAGTAATGTACCATTGCTTTCTAGGGTAACCGTTTCTAAGGAGTGTTGGCAAAAGGATTTTATAAGTGTTGTCTTTGCCCAACTTTCCTGCTGTCTTTCTAACTTAGAG
Above is a genomic segment from Rosa chinensis cultivar Old Blush chromosome 3, RchiOBHm-V2, whole genome shotgun sequence containing:
- the LOC112192446 gene encoding F-box/FBD/LRR-repeat protein At5g22700 — translated: MVDRVSALPDDILVSLVSRLPPKEAVATSVLSRRWQNVGLSTMTLRFDAVDFSIDSNKRLYSCEPDEFIEQESWKYINWVNHVVQHHRGKHIEEFRISFCLDSRFSSSINEWIQFAMEKSVERLELDFYPEVFDKHKDYTIPHRLLGLCIPSLGSCIGFKSLKVLRLRHVGVTGEVLEYFLSNCPLLERLSVTSAKDLFNLRVVGSSIALKYLVILNCSNLETIEIRDVNIVSFIYCGFRSTNLLISNVPLLSRVTVSKECWQKDFISVVFAQLSCCLSNLEILKLHIQGAAYNENPALPLLAKLKHLELLVAANYYKALHHINSFLKASPYLQRLVLQLQLYRESPACMEIGEIEKAADCPHNHLKVVEIVGYRAHTSGVELVMHLIKNALALKKIVIDPARTWRYPHGVYRPHTVLDKEVEARDHAKQYLEPKIPSTVEFVCL